Proteins encoded together in one Catellatospora citrea window:
- the arfB gene encoding alternative ribosome rescue aminoacyl-tRNA hydrolase ArfB, whose amino-acid sequence MAEDLKITDQLVIPDSELRERFSRSSGPGGQGVNTTDSRVELSFDVERSHALSDELRSRIVERLGGRLVAGVLTVAASEHRAQLSNREAARERLAGLLRDALAPPPPPRRPTKMSKGAKQRRLQAKKHRSAIKQLRRGAHD is encoded by the coding sequence GTGGCCGAGGACTTGAAGATCACTGATCAGCTCGTGATACCCGACAGCGAGCTGCGCGAACGCTTCTCGCGCAGTTCCGGTCCGGGCGGGCAGGGTGTCAACACCACCGACAGCCGAGTGGAGCTGTCCTTCGACGTGGAGCGCTCCCACGCCCTCTCCGACGAACTCCGGTCGCGCATCGTCGAACGGCTCGGCGGGCGGCTCGTCGCCGGCGTGCTGACCGTCGCCGCCAGCGAGCACCGCGCCCAGCTGTCCAACCGCGAGGCCGCCCGCGAACGCCTCGCCGGCCTGCTGCGCGACGCCCTAGCGCCCCCGCCGCCACCCCGCCGTCCCACCAAGATGAGCAAGGGCGCCAAGCAGCGCCGCCTACAGGCGAAGAAGCACCGCTCCGCCATCAAACAACTCCGCCGCGGCGCCCACGACTGA